The proteins below come from a single Argentina anserina chromosome 1, drPotAnse1.1, whole genome shotgun sequence genomic window:
- the LOC126789428 gene encoding uncharacterized protein LOC126789428 has product MHKNPGQRSRSAKPTTIHGYAHSGDLAGFQKLLRENPALINERNAIMVQTPLHVSAGNNRSEIVKFLLDWQGQEKVVLEARNMYGETPLHMAAKNGCNDAARLLLVHGAFIEAKANNGMTPLHLAVWHSLRAEDFSTVKTLLENNADCSAKDDEGMTPLDHISKGRETEKLRELLQWHFEEQTKKKAIQACSETKAKMDELENELLNIVGLQELKQQLRKWAKGMLLDERRKALGLKVGIRRPPHMAFLGNPGTGKTMVARILGRLLHMVGILPTDKVTEVQRTDLVGEFVGHTGPKTRRKIKDAEGGILFVDEAYRLIPMQKSDDKDYGLEALEEIMSVMDSGKIVVIFAGYSEPMKRVITSNEGFCRRVTKFFNFSDFTPEDLAKILHLKMNNPTEESMLYGFKLHSSCSIEAIAELIQRGATEKQCKEMNGGLVDTMLVNARENLDLRLNFDCIDTEELRTLTIEDLQAGLQILSQ; this is encoded by the exons ATGCACAAGAATCCAGGTCAACGGTCGAGATCCGCCAAGCCCACCACCATCCATGGCTACGCTCACTCCGGCGACCTTGCTGGGTTCCAGAAGCTGCTCCGGGAAAACCCTGCTCTGATCAATGAAAGGAACGCCATC ATGGTACAAACTCCACTTCATGTTTCTGCCGGTAATAATAGGTCTGAGATAGTTAAATTTCTTCTTGATTGGCAAGGGCAGGAAAAGGTTGTGTTGGAAGCTAGAAACATG tatggtgAAACACCACTACACATGGCAGCAAAAAATGGATGCAATGATGCTGCACGGTTACTTCTTGTCCATGGGGCTTTTATTGAAGCCAAAGCAAAT AATGGGATGACACCATTACACCTTGCTGTGTGGCATTCACTTCGAGCTGAAGACTTCTCAACCGTTAAGACATTACTAGAGAACAATGCTGATTGCAGTGCTAAAGATGAT GAGGGCATGACTCCTCTAGATCACATTTCAAAAGGCCGTGAAACTGAAAAGTTGCGGGAACTATTACAGTGGCACTTTGAAGAGCAGACGAAAAAAAAGGCAATTCAAGCATGCAGTGAAACTAAAGCTAAGATGGACGAACTTGAAaatgaattattaaatattgtTGGTCTGCAAGAACTCAAACAACAACTACGGAAGTGGGCAAAAGGGATGCTTTTGGATGAGAGGCGTAAGGCCCTTGGTCTAAAAGTTGGCATCAGGAGACCCCCCCATATGGCCTTTCTTGGCAATCCTGGAACAG GTAAGACCATGGTTGCTCGTATTCTTGGAAGATTACTCCATATGGTGGGTATTCTACCAACTGACAAAGTAACTGAAGTACAGCGGACAGATTTGGTTGGGGAATTTGTCGGTCATACAGGACCAAAAACTAGGAGAAAG ATTAAGGACGCAGAGGGAGGAATTCTTTTTGTGGATGAAGCTTATCGACTGATACCTATGCAGAAGTCAGATGATAAAGACTATGGGTTGGAAGCATTGGAAGAGATCATGTCTGTCATGGATAGTGGAAAGATTGTAGTGATATTTGCTGGATATAGTGAACCAATGAAACGTGTAATCACTTCCAATGAAGGTTTCTGCCGACGTGTGACAAAGTTTTTCAACTTTAGTGACTTCACTCCTGAAGATCTAGCAAAGATTCTTCATCTCAAGATGAATAATCCAACAGAGGAGAGCATGTTGTATGGATTCAAGCTACATTCTTCTTGCAGTATAGAAGCTATCGCAGAACTGATTCAAAGAGGAGCAACAGAAAAGCAGTGCAAGGAAATGAATGGAGGTTTAGTGGATACAATGTTAGTTAATGCTAGAGAAAATTTGGACCTTAGGCTCAATTTTGATTGTATAGACACAGAAGAACTTAGAACACTCACCATAGAGGATTTACAAGCAGGCCTTCAGATATTATCACAATGA
- the LOC126789446 gene encoding uncharacterized protein LOC126789446, giving the protein MGKKRKLGQLEAAPPQTAEPIANEVQVEPAEQALTHPPMAEIAAEPPSNDTVTKKKKKKKKKEEEQKLMELSSAPVAEIEAKPVDELESEEPEMNSEAKIEEATPGKNKKKKKKKQKELIEMESLVATTQCADDVENNGEAKSSVADEPPKKKKKKKNGEAKSNVADEPPKKKKKKQKLSEVSEMQGAVATGVNDEEKKSCKAECDELMECFGGDEQLKKKRKKKLSEVSQMQGTVAAGVNDEEKKSCKAECNELMECFGGDEPPKKKRKKKLSEVSQMQGTVAAGVNDEEKMKGNELVECFGEVEDANSKKRKREDSKEMGRADGACVDAGESVEVVPNVEGKPGEVTCDVELTKEERNRLRNRRKAARKKVKRNTRLIEVNKRKERQNSRLIKAQEKMEENKKKQLILALKKKEERLIDSSQVCVICRRRGHIISTCPLLCETPTSVKKSENKLPDECSQPLQNVEPKNGEAEKLLGCPPEDTLMKGKPSDGKEGESAVKNGDMEKLLGCPPADAPIKEKTFCAKQDESIVKDHEGSSCTSEDLIMKDEKSDDREGRAIVRVDSRSHPEENYVKLMIEQGPEVVNPAA; this is encoded by the exons ATGGGAAAGAAACGCAAATTAGGGCAGCTCGAAGCTGCGCCGCCACAAACGGCGGAGCCGATCGCTAACGAGGTCCAAGTAGAACCGGCAGAACAAGCCCTCACCCATCCTCCGATGGCAGAGATTGCAGCAGAGCCTCCGTCGAATGATACAGTgacgaaaaagaagaagaagaaaaagaagaaggaggaggagcagAAGCTGATGGAGCTGAGCTCAGCTCCGGTGGCTGAGATTGAAGCAAAGCCAGTGGATGAGCTCGAATCCGAAGAGCCGGAGATGAATTCGGAGGCGAAAATTGAAGAGGCGACTCcaggaaagaataagaaaaagaagaagaagaaacagaaGGAGCTGATAGAGATGGAGAGCTTAGTGGCGACAACACAATGTGCTGATGATGTGGAGAACAATGGCGAGGCGAAGAGTAGTGTAGCAGATGAGCCgccgaaaaagaagaagaagaagaagaatggcgAGGCGAAGAGTAATGTAGCAGATGAGCCgccgaaaaagaagaagaagaagcagaagctGAGTGAGGTGAGTGAAATGCAGGGCGCTGTCGCAACTGGTGTTAATGATGAGGAGAAAAAAAGTTGCAAGGCGGAATGCGACGAGTTAATGGAGTGTTTTGGAGGAGATGAGCAGCTGAAGAAGAAGCGGAAGAAGAAGCTGAGTGAGGTGAGTCAAATGCAGGGCACTGTCGCAGCTGGTGTTAATGATGAGGAGAAAAAAAGTTGCAAGGCGGAATGCAACGAGTTAATGGAGTGTTTTGGAGGAGATGAGCCGCCGAAGAAGAAGCGGAAGAAGAAGCTGAGTGAGGTGAGTCAAATGCAGGGCACTGTCGCAGCTGGTGTTAATGACGAGGAGAAAATGAAAGGCAATGAGTTGGTGGAGTGTTTCGGAGAGGTGGAGGATGCGAATAgtaagaagaggaagagggaaGATAGCAAGGAAATGGGGAGGGCAGACGGTGCTTGTGTTGATGCTGGAGAAAGTGTTGAGGTGGTGCCAAATGTGGAAGGAAAACCTGGGGAGGTGACTTGTGATGTGGAGCTAACAAAGGAAGAAAGAAATAGGTTGAGGAACAGGAGGAAGGCTGCGAGGAAGAAGGTGAAGCGTAATACGAGACTCATAGAGGTCAATAAGAGAAAGGAGAGGCAGAATAGCAGACTTATAAAAGCCCAGGAAAAAATGGAGGAAAATAAGAAGAAACAATTAATTTTGGCcttgaaaaaaaaggaagagagaCTGATCGATTCTAGTCAA GTATGTGTGATATGTCGAAGAAGAGGGCATATTATCTCGACATGCCCTCTGCTATGTGAGACCCCAACAAGTGTCaagaaatctgaaaataagctTCCTGATGAGTGCTCTCAGCCTCTTCAAAATG TGGAACCTAAAAATGGCGAAGCAGAGAAGTTGCTTGGCTGTCCTCCAGAGGATACTTTGATGAAAGGCAAGCCATCTGATGGTAAAGAAGGGGAGTCTGCTGTGAAGAATGGCGACATGGAGAAGTTGCTTGGCTGTCCGCCTGCAGATGCcccaataaaagaaaaaacctTTTGTGCTAAACAAGACGAGTCCATTGTGAAGGATCACGAAGGAAGCAGCTGTACTTCTGAGGATTTAATCATGAAAGATGAAAAATCTGATGACAGAGAAGGCCGTGCTATTGTAAGAGTTGATTCTAGGTCTCATCCAGAAGAAAATTATGTTAAACTAATGATTGAACAGGGCCCTGAGGTAGTGAATCCTGCTGCATGA
- the LOC126789609 gene encoding uncharacterized protein LOC126789609 has translation MVSTILSSTTSSFPSNSNPYSDASPTSTSFTKPRPLESSRTPTTLKLFPKSLKLAPFRVLASVGPIEDGSADQFIQNNSIGDFMRFKTGLDGGTGELQTAVVSYKKKFPWSLLKPFLQVDLVSTIHIADKEYFSTLQKELESYDAVLFEMVTSRESLENRRNLVATKRLKVKSSRSRSFNILGCIQRQMARFLSLDFQLDRMDYESEKWYHADLDFETFKLLQDEKGESFFTFARDMTIRSTKAMMKTEIPEDLDPVRSKLLWASRVLPMPLVGLLIIGGVCADTGSRPSKFPELEALARLDFGGAMKVFLAKRLTSKFTQATADVEESSVIIGERNRACMDALTKAIDDGHNRIAILYGGGHMPDLGRRLQELDLVPSRAQWVTAWSIKKRNLNSNSLPFLKTMAEVSGWPLNRYQTLALLIFSSVLAIDLWFWELFFGTAVDFFSQIGSQVSQYVDNADVIL, from the exons ATGGTGTCAACAATTCTGTCATCAACCACATCTTCATTTCCCTCCAATTCAAACCCTTACTCTGATGCCTCTCCCACCTCCACCAGCTTCACCAAACCCAGACCCTTGGAATCTTCCAGAACACCCACCACCCTTAAGTTGTTCCCCAAATCTCTAAAGCTTGCTCCTTTCAGGGTCCTTGCCTCTGTTGGCCCAATTGAGGATGGCTCAGCTGACCAGTTTATCCAGAACAACTCAATTGGGGACTTCATGAGGTTCAAGACTGGCCTTGATGGAGGCACTGGGGAGTTGCAGACTGCTGTTGTTAGCTACAAGAAGAAGTTCCCTTGGTCTCTTTTGAAGCCTTTTCTTCAG GTTGATTTGGTTTCCACAATTCATATAGCAGATAAAGA GTACTTTTCAACCCTGCAAAAGGAGCTCGAGTCCTATGACGCTGTTCTGTTTGAGATGGTGACCAGCAGGGAGAGTTTAGAGAATAGAAGAAATCTTGTTGCCACGAAGAGACTCAAAGTCAAAAGTTCGCGCTCAAGAAGCTTTAACATTCTGGGATGCATTCAGCGGCAGATGGCTCGTTTTCTGTCGCTTGATTTCCAGTTAGACCGTATGGATTATGAGTCTGAGAAATGGTACCATGCAGATCTTGACTTTGAGACTTTTAAATTGCTTCAG GATGAAAAAGGTGAAAGCTTCTTCACCTTTGCAAGAGATATGACAATTAGATCCACAAAAGCTATGATGAAAACTGAAATTCCAGAAGACCTTGATCCTGTGAGATCCAAGCTTTTATGGGCCTCGCGTGTGCTTCCTATGCCACTTGTTGGCCTCCTCATTATCGGAGGTGTTTGTGCAGACACAGGCAGTCGGCCATCAAAATTCCCAGAACTAGAAGCCTTAGCCAGGCTTGATTTCGGTGGTGCAATGAAGGTGTTCTTGGCCAAAAGACTGACATCTAA ATTCACGCAGGCTACAGCTGATGTGGAAGAGAGTTCTGTGATCATTGGCGAGAGAAACAGAGCTTGCATGGATGCTCTCACAAAAGCAATCGACGACGGGCACAATAGGATTGCAATACTATATGGAGGTGGTCACATGCCTGATCTAGGAAGGAGATTACAAGAGTTGGACCTGGTCCCTTCTCGGGCACAGTGGGTAACGGCGTGGTCCATTAAGAAGAGGAACTTAAACAGCAATTCCCTTCCATTTCTGAAGACCATGGCTGAAGTCTCAGGTTGGCCTTTGAATCGCTACCAGACTTTGGCATTGCTCATATTTTCGTCGGTTCTTGCCATAGATCTCTGGTTTTGGGAGCTCTTTTTTGGCACTGCTGTCGACTTTTTCTCTCAAATTGGTTCACAGGTTTCCCAGTATGTTGATAATGCAGATGTGAtcttataa